From a single Candidatus Defluviilinea gracilis genomic region:
- a CDS encoding methyltransferase domain-containing protein, with amino-acid sequence MPCNCCEIENNTFTEASAKANLRDYRRRGPAKQTRLILEAVRSLGLKDAALLDIGGGIGAIHHELLNDVAREATHVDASSAYLMVATEEAKRLGHEAQVKFIHADFTDVADELPQVDVVTLDRVVCCYPNFRELLKAASSKSRQAIALTYPRETWLSKVVVKAANLIQRIRRDPFRVFVHPVAEMEALLNKEGLKRISTRRLFVWEMALYRR; translated from the coding sequence ATGCCCTGTAATTGCTGTGAAATTGAAAACAACACCTTCACTGAGGCGTCAGCCAAAGCGAATCTCAGAGATTATCGCCGCCGTGGTCCCGCCAAACAAACCCGATTAATCCTCGAAGCGGTGCGTTCATTGGGGTTGAAGGATGCCGCGCTGTTGGATATCGGCGGGGGGATCGGGGCGATTCACCACGAGTTGCTCAACGATGTGGCGCGAGAGGCAACGCATGTGGACGCGTCGTCGGCGTATCTCATGGTGGCGACGGAGGAGGCAAAGCGGCTGGGGCATGAGGCGCAGGTGAAATTCATCCATGCCGATTTTACGGATGTGGCGGATGAACTTCCGCAGGTGGATGTGGTCACGCTGGATCGTGTGGTGTGTTGTTACCCGAACTTTCGTGAGTTGTTGAAAGCGGCTTCGTCGAAGAGTCGTCAAGCAATCGCTCTCACCTATCCGCGCGAGACGTGGTTGTCGAAAGTGGTGGTGAAAGCGGCAAATTTGATTCAGCGGATTCGCAGAGACCCATTTCGCGTATTTGTGCATCCCGTAGCGGAGATGGAGGCGTTGCTGAATAAAGAGGGGTTGAAAAGAATATCCACGCGCAGGTTGTTCGTGTGGGAGATGGCGTTGTACCGGCGGTGA
- a CDS encoding sulfatase-like hydrolase/transferase produces MTGKSLSLGTSVSSFYQTIPRFIFNELRPSARADVGFQQSVAPQNNIVLVIDESIRGDHLSVNGYARATTPVLDELLRHSDSIRNWGLAVAGATCSYPSNALILTGVRPGVDEFGMVETHPTVFQYAKAMGYETVYMDAQTNTFWNGLTPDDLEYIDVWIKAKDLGDDIQSDFRAADWIVERTMNDTGNFIVLNKRGVHFLYENSYPAGFELWGPVPGEYTSQPELVTNPYDNGVMYNVNAFFERLLADPQILTDTTILYTSDHGQTLFENGVSWLHCNDTPMEATIPLLMLGRNLPASSDENFLASHSNIMPTLLDLMDVPDKFRVYPYAPSLFSPAFDAAGGRWFFDGSLRLIEFHSP; encoded by the coding sequence TTGACAGGCAAGTCGCTCAGTTTAGGAACATCCGTCTCCTCGTTTTACCAGACGATACCGCGTTTTATTTTTAATGAGCTCCGACCGTCTGCGCGGGCAGATGTCGGCTTTCAACAATCCGTTGCGCCGCAAAACAACATTGTTTTGGTGATCGATGAAAGCATCCGCGGCGACCACCTCAGCGTTAATGGATACGCCCGCGCGACAACGCCCGTTCTGGATGAATTGCTTCGCCACAGCGATTCAATTCGGAATTGGGGACTGGCTGTGGCAGGCGCGACGTGCAGTTACCCTTCCAATGCCTTGATCTTGACCGGGGTTCGTCCTGGAGTGGATGAATTTGGGATGGTGGAAACGCATCCCACTGTATTCCAATACGCGAAGGCAATGGGATATGAAACGGTTTACATGGATGCCCAAACGAACACCTTTTGGAATGGGCTGACCCCGGACGATCTTGAATATATCGATGTATGGATCAAAGCGAAAGACCTGGGCGATGATATTCAAAGTGATTTTCGCGCGGCAGACTGGATCGTGGAGCGAACGATGAACGATACAGGGAATTTTATTGTGTTGAACAAACGCGGCGTCCATTTTTTATATGAAAACTCGTACCCTGCGGGTTTCGAACTCTGGGGTCCAGTCCCCGGCGAGTACACCAGCCAACCCGAGTTGGTGACCAACCCGTATGATAACGGCGTGATGTACAATGTGAACGCGTTCTTTGAGCGGCTGTTGGCAGATCCTCAAATCCTTACGGATACGACGATCCTGTATACATCCGATCACGGGCAGACGCTATTCGAAAACGGCGTAAGTTGGTTGCATTGCAATGACACGCCAATGGAGGCGACTATCCCGCTCCTCATGCTGGGGCGCAACCTGCCCGCATCCTCTGACGAGAATTTTCTGGCGAGTCACAGCAACATTATGCCGACATTGTTGGACCTAATGGATGTGCCAGACAAATTCAGAGTATATCCTTATGCGCCGTCGTTATTTTCGCCCGCTTTTGATGCGGCGGGTGGACGATGGTTTTTTGATGGAAGTTTACGGCTGATCGAGTTTCATTCTCCTTGA
- a CDS encoding acetoacetate--CoA ligase has protein sequence MRTPLWIPTEQRKRDTNITRFMDAVNARRRLNLASYSDLYQWSVENLADFWAEVWDLAEIKASKRFDSVVTDLSVFPGAKWFPGAKLNFAENLLRYRDDHAAFVFIGETQTSKRMTYAELYDSVARLAHSLKESGVDVGDRVVGYMPNLIETVVCMLAAASLGATWASCATDIGPGAAVERLGQVAPKVMITADGYFYKGKAFDTLAHAAEVARGISSLKKVIVVSYTREKPDISQIPNSVHYEDFLAKEKNLEIQFEQLPFDHPHYIMFSSGTTGKPKCLVQSAGGVLINHLKELILHTDLKRSDKIFYITSCSWMMWNWLVSSLAVGATIVLYDGNPNFPDAGAMWKLIQDEKISIFGCSASYIHFLKKEGISPRASFDLSSLREISQTGSPLSADGFEYVYKEIKADLHFNSIAGGTDINGCFAAGSPIVPVYAGELQSAALGMKIKSYNEKGQPIFDEQGELVCEAPAPSMPLYFWNDPDGSKYHKAYFDVYPGVWRHGDYVLIHKDTGGVTFYGRSDAVLKPSGVRIGTAEIYAQMENLPEIADSLAVGQNYQDDQRVILFVKLAAGFLLTDELKDKIKRTLRENASPRHVPAVILETPEIPYTLNMKKVESAVTNILNGRAVSNRDALINPGSLEFYEKITEQL, from the coding sequence ATGCGAACTCCATTATGGATTCCCACCGAACAACGTAAACGAGACACGAACATCACGCGCTTCATGGACGCGGTCAATGCGCGGCGGAGGTTGAATCTCGCTTCGTATTCGGATTTATATCAGTGGTCGGTGGAAAATCTCGCTGACTTTTGGGCGGAAGTATGGGACTTAGCCGAGATCAAAGCCTCAAAGCGATTCGACTCCGTAGTGACGGATTTATCCGTCTTCCCGGGCGCAAAGTGGTTCCCCGGCGCGAAGTTGAACTTCGCCGAAAACCTTCTGCGCTATCGTGACGATCATGCGGCATTCGTTTTCATCGGCGAGACGCAAACCTCGAAGCGGATGACGTATGCCGAGTTATATGACTCGGTGGCGCGGCTGGCGCATTCGTTGAAAGAGTCGGGCGTTGATGTGGGTGATCGGGTGGTGGGATACATGCCGAATCTGATCGAGACGGTCGTTTGCATGTTGGCGGCGGCAAGCCTCGGCGCCACGTGGGCTTCGTGCGCCACCGACATCGGTCCCGGCGCGGCGGTTGAACGGCTGGGACAAGTCGCGCCAAAGGTGATGATCACCGCGGATGGATATTTCTACAAAGGCAAGGCGTTCGATACGCTGGCTCACGCGGCGGAGGTGGCGCGGGGAATCTCATCGTTGAAAAAAGTGATCGTCGTTTCGTACACGCGCGAGAAGCCTGATATTTCTCAAATCCCCAATTCGGTTCATTATGAAGATTTTCTTGCGAAAGAGAAAAATCTTGAAATCCAGTTTGAGCAGTTGCCGTTCGATCATCCGCACTACATCATGTTCTCGTCGGGGACGACGGGCAAGCCGAAGTGCCTTGTGCAGTCGGCGGGCGGAGTGCTGATCAATCACCTCAAGGAATTGATCTTGCATACCGACCTCAAACGAAGCGACAAGATTTTCTACATCACATCGTGTAGTTGGATGATGTGGAATTGGCTGGTCAGTTCGCTGGCGGTCGGCGCGACGATTGTTCTTTATGACGGCAACCCGAACTTCCCCGACGCGGGCGCGATGTGGAAGTTGATTCAAGATGAGAAAATTTCCATCTTCGGGTGCAGCGCCAGTTATATCCACTTCTTGAAAAAAGAAGGCATCTCTCCGCGCGCGAGTTTTGATCTATCGTCCCTGCGCGAAATCTCGCAGACGGGTTCGCCGCTCTCCGCGGATGGGTTTGAATACGTGTACAAAGAGATCAAAGCAGACTTGCACTTCAATTCCATCGCGGGCGGCACGGACATCAACGGCTGTTTCGCGGCGGGGAGTCCCATTGTCCCTGTGTATGCGGGGGAGTTGCAGAGCGCGGCGTTGGGGATGAAGATAAAGTCCTATAATGAAAAGGGACAGCCGATTTTCGATGAGCAGGGCGAGTTGGTCTGTGAAGCGCCTGCGCCTTCGATGCCGTTGTATTTTTGGAATGACCCTGACGGCTCGAAATATCACAAGGCGTACTTCGATGTGTATCCCGGTGTGTGGCGTCACGGTGATTATGTGTTGATCCACAAAGACACCGGCGGCGTGACGTTCTACGGGCGCTCGGATGCGGTGTTGAAACCTTCAGGCGTGCGCATCGGCACAGCGGAGATTTATGCGCAGATGGAGAACCTGCCCGAAATTGCAGACAGCCTCGCGGTGGGACAGAACTATCAGGACGACCAGCGCGTGATCCTGTTCGTCAAACTCGCGGCGGGATTTTTGCTCACGGATGAGTTGAAAGACAAAATCAAAAGGACGTTGCGAGAGAATGCCTCACCGAGGCACGTCCCTGCGGTGATTCTCGAAACACCGGAGATTCCGTACACGTTGAACATGAAGAAAGTTGAAAGCGCGGTGACGAATATTTTGAACGGGCGGGCGGTGAGCAATCGGGATGCGTTGATCAATCCGGGGTCGTTGGAGTTTTACGAGAAGATAACGGAACAGTTGTAA